A region of Prochlorothrix hollandica PCC 9006 = CALU 1027 DNA encodes the following proteins:
- a CDS encoding serine/threonine-protein kinase, which translates to MTLKTLLQRLQPHVMPHVIQVERFLARGRGTAVVLGVGAGVTALVSLNQGRLIQRLDAQVQSLFFQLRGPVAAPPEVVILAIDETSLQQGEFYRADPHRYGALDPIQSWPWRREAYALALDRLLEAEARAVALDVLFLRPSSYGDRDDRILADSLKGYGDRVVLAAKYTFQDEAQGSLTHLDLPLDTFQASGVHLGAINFTQAANGQILKYGEGFLQTLFDPQVNPYATTILPQIPSFASATLQAAGITPPGDPGPGIFFYGPQYTFQHIPFWKVLDADTWTTELDQGRFFRNKIVVIGTTVPQHQDFHPTPFSESLRYPDVMAGVEVQANAIATLAQGRSLGPLLDSRGTQALLVFAGVLGLSSVLVVVPQPGGRFALALGNGLLWLMLGYGVQTYGQGWIPVAVPVVGLVGLGGLTATLALARDYRRHQRLESAINDNADLPSVEELLAFAKPSFAQLQAQTNLVAGRILGDRYRVVRVLGMGGFSETYTAQDLHRPGQPICVIKQLKTHRQDPQVVHLVRRSFQIEATMLEKLGGHQQIPRLLAYFEEKEEFFLIQEYVPGISLLTEFVTQSQFSPSFVVTLLADLLPVLAFVHHHKVIHRDIKPSNIMRGADNGRLYLIDFGIAKAMTVQLLAAKTESPITVGLGTQGYMPREQAAGHPVFSSDLYALGVVAIQALTGLAPQQLGRDPDGELYWRDPGLGLSQEFETWLKTMVRQDYGDRYRSAPLALERLTQVPEFLQVSEQVQATVGVGGFVDKDLVNLPTPHDPVDWSMDITVQEDPIVQTQPWPQDWGEQANRSD; encoded by the coding sequence ATGACTCTGAAAACCCTGCTGCAACGCCTCCAACCCCACGTTATGCCCCACGTCATCCAGGTGGAACGTTTTCTGGCCCGAGGGCGGGGAACGGCGGTGGTGTTAGGGGTGGGGGCAGGGGTGACGGCCCTGGTGTCCCTGAACCAAGGGCGCTTGATTCAGCGACTGGATGCCCAGGTGCAAAGTTTATTTTTCCAACTGCGGGGTCCGGTGGCTGCGCCCCCAGAGGTGGTGATTTTGGCCATTGATGAAACCTCCCTCCAGCAGGGGGAGTTCTACCGCGCCGATCCCCATCGCTATGGTGCCCTGGATCCCATCCAATCCTGGCCCTGGCGACGGGAAGCCTACGCCTTGGCCCTCGATCGCCTCCTGGAGGCAGAGGCCCGCGCTGTCGCCTTGGATGTGCTGTTCCTGCGTCCCAGTAGTTATGGCGATCGCGATGACCGGATCCTGGCAGACAGCCTCAAGGGTTACGGCGATCGGGTGGTCTTGGCTGCAAAGTACACGTTTCAAGACGAGGCCCAGGGCAGTCTGACCCATCTGGACTTACCCCTAGACACTTTCCAAGCCAGCGGTGTCCATTTAGGAGCCATTAACTTCACCCAGGCTGCTAATGGTCAGATTTTGAAGTATGGGGAGGGGTTTCTCCAAACCCTATTTGATCCCCAGGTCAATCCCTACGCCACCACGATCCTGCCCCAAATTCCCAGTTTTGCCAGTGCCACCCTCCAGGCTGCTGGCATCACCCCACCTGGGGATCCCGGCCCAGGTATTTTCTTCTACGGTCCCCAATACACCTTTCAGCACATCCCCTTTTGGAAAGTCCTTGATGCCGACACCTGGACCACGGAATTGGATCAGGGCCGTTTTTTCCGCAACAAAATTGTGGTCATCGGCACTACGGTGCCCCAACACCAAGATTTCCATCCCACCCCCTTTTCCGAAAGTCTGCGCTATCCCGATGTGATGGCTGGGGTGGAAGTGCAGGCCAATGCCATTGCCACCCTCGCCCAGGGCCGATCCCTGGGTCCCCTCCTAGACTCTCGCGGAACTCAAGCGCTCCTGGTCTTTGCCGGGGTTTTGGGGTTGAGTAGTGTTCTGGTGGTGGTGCCCCAGCCCGGTGGGCGGTTTGCCCTCGCCCTGGGTAATGGGCTGTTGTGGCTCATGCTGGGCTATGGCGTGCAAACCTATGGCCAGGGCTGGATCCCGGTGGCGGTGCCCGTGGTGGGGCTGGTGGGCCTGGGGGGGCTAACGGCAACCCTGGCCTTGGCGCGGGATTATCGCCGTCATCAGCGCTTGGAATCCGCCATTAATGACAACGCCGATTTACCGTCGGTGGAGGAGCTGCTGGCCTTTGCTAAACCCAGCTTTGCCCAACTCCAGGCCCAAACCAATTTGGTGGCGGGTCGGATCCTGGGGGATCGCTATCGGGTGGTGCGGGTGCTGGGCATGGGGGGCTTCAGCGAAACCTACACTGCCCAAGATCTCCACCGTCCTGGTCAGCCCATTTGTGTCATCAAGCAACTCAAAACCCATCGCCAAGATCCCCAAGTGGTTCATCTGGTGCGGCGATCGTTCCAGATTGAAGCCACCATGTTGGAAAAACTAGGGGGGCATCAGCAGATTCCTAGACTATTGGCTTATTTCGAGGAAAAAGAAGAATTCTTCTTGATCCAGGAGTATGTGCCGGGTATTTCCCTGCTCACGGAATTTGTAACCCAGTCCCAGTTTTCCCCTAGTTTTGTGGTGACGCTGTTGGCGGATCTGTTGCCGGTACTGGCCTTTGTTCACCACCACAAAGTCATCCATCGAGACATCAAGCCCAGCAACATCATGCGAGGCGCTGATAATGGTCGCCTCTATCTCATCGACTTTGGCATTGCTAAGGCCATGACGGTGCAACTATTAGCGGCAAAAACCGAGAGTCCCATTACCGTGGGTCTGGGAACCCAGGGGTATATGCCTCGGGAGCAAGCCGCTGGACATCCCGTTTTCAGCAGCGATCTGTATGCCCTGGGGGTGGTGGCGATTCAAGCTTTAACGGGCCTTGCACCCCAGCAGTTGGGCCGGGATCCCGATGGGGAACTCTATTGGAGGGATCCTGGATTGGGTCTGAGCCAAGAGTTTGAAACCTGGTTAAAGACCATGGTGCGCCAAGACTATGGCGATCGCTATCGATCGGCCCCTCTTGCCCTAGAACGCCTGACCCAGGTGCCCGAATTTCTCCAAGTCTCGGAACAGGTGCAGGCAACGGTGGGGGTGGGTGGCTTTGTCGATAAAGACCTGGTGAACCTACCCACCCCCCATGATCCGGTGGACTGGTCCATGGATATTACAGTCCAGGAGGATCCCATCGTTCAAACTCAACCCTGGCCCCAAGACTGGGGGGAACAGGCCAATCGCAGCGACTAA
- a CDS encoding FecR family protein, with protein MALLMKVFETALLQTGLSQTGLPQTVSWIAAARSRRNRSLLSPRLWGAIVGVGVVGLGTSPPPALAGQPLTQAQISYVQNQVSVLDRNRNARPAQLRDLVTPGNGVATRAKSLVELRFNDGSLARIGEQAVFWFVPNSRDLQLSNGTALMLIPPGQGRTRVRTPNVVAGIEGSGFFVRVIAETQQTLVGTLTDSGITVCPVASGACQVLAGGQLAQIDEGGLRLYDLDLETFYSTSSLVQGLNLTEVPTAEELETDPLAAVRLETTTTLELQTPLVESQVVMNPAAMRLPVAAPGVIPGVIPGVLDASIARLLFPDRASGSSFLEALDSNSTDNATSFGGRSLLEMGEFQLTELDQDAGVAAIRDRMQLEVGELQIPGLTESGGSSATAVTTTGGGVDLGDLGDLGNDNGRDQCSPGIAIAQGNNPNNPNIGKNFNCP; from the coding sequence ATGGCCTTGCTAATGAAAGTTTTTGAAACCGCATTGTTACAAACTGGGTTATCCCAAACTGGGTTACCCCAAACCGTATCTTGGATAGCAGCAGCTCGATCGCGACGGAACAGAAGCCTGCTATCCCCAAGGCTGTGGGGGGCGATCGTGGGCGTTGGGGTGGTCGGTCTGGGAACGAGTCCCCCTCCCGCCCTTGCTGGCCAGCCCCTCACCCAGGCTCAAATTTCCTATGTGCAAAATCAGGTTAGCGTGCTCGATCGCAACCGTAACGCCCGCCCTGCCCAACTGAGGGATCTGGTCACCCCCGGCAATGGAGTAGCCACCCGCGCCAAGTCCCTGGTGGAACTGCGGTTTAATGATGGTTCCTTGGCCCGCATTGGGGAGCAGGCGGTTTTTTGGTTTGTGCCCAACAGCCGCGACCTGCAATTGTCCAACGGCACCGCGTTGATGTTGATTCCCCCCGGTCAGGGCCGAACCCGGGTGCGCACCCCCAATGTGGTAGCCGGGATTGAGGGGTCTGGGTTCTTTGTGCGGGTCATTGCCGAAACCCAGCAAACCCTAGTGGGGACCTTAACCGACAGTGGCATTACGGTATGTCCGGTGGCCAGTGGTGCCTGTCAAGTCTTGGCGGGGGGGCAACTGGCCCAGATTGACGAGGGGGGACTACGGCTGTATGACCTGGATCTAGAGACCTTTTATAGTACGAGTTCTTTAGTCCAGGGGCTGAATCTGACGGAGGTGCCCACGGCGGAGGAGTTGGAAACAGATCCCCTGGCGGCGGTGCGTTTGGAAACCACAACCACGTTGGAGTTGCAAACCCCCTTAGTGGAGTCCCAGGTGGTGATGAACCCGGCGGCGATGCGTTTACCGGTGGCCGCCCCAGGGGTGATCCCAGGGGTAATCCCAGGGGTGCTGGATGCTAGCATTGCCCGCCTCCTGTTCCCCGATCGCGCTTCCGGATCTTCATTTCTCGAAGCTCTGGATAGTAACAGCACTGATAATGCAACGAGTTTCGGGGGTCGATCGCTGTTGGAAATGGGGGAATTTCAACTGACGGAATTGGATCAAGATGCTGGTGTGGCAGCCATTCGAGACCGGATGCAGTTGGAGGTGGGAGAGCTACAGATCCCCGGTTTAACGGAAAGTGGGGGGTCTTCAGCTACTGCAGTCACCACCACCGGGGGAGGTGTTGACCTGGGGGATTTGGGAGATCTGGGAAATGATAATGGGCGCGATCAGTGTTCCCCCGGTATTGCGATCGCCCAAGGGAATAACCCCAATAACCCCAATATCGGCAAAAATTTCAACTGCCCCTAA
- a CDS encoding glycosyltransferase: MRTLYFLLPGTRERYACGGLWAELKAFQLAQQVTTAAVVTYQQREPDTLFLPDLLQTLARSPDDRDRSIFVLSWGFHVPQLAQRLRGYHCLYHAHSAGYGFRLPPSVPIISVSRNTLGYWGQRSPHALLYYLPNEISPDFCDRQQPRDLDVLVQARKSSTYLLQQLVPALESQGRVEVVRSYVEDLPALFNRAKVYLYDSAEYWAMQRVTEGFGLQPLEALACGCQVFSSVNGGLSDYLDPGFNSQKIAGYATGFDVARIGAALRSPQPPLDPALLAPHRPAAIVQRLRVILREVNQFFDYCQGDRSSDLPPWSRRRLALLWCQQKAQKLRDRLF, encoded by the coding sequence ATGCGAACCTTGTACTTTCTGCTGCCGGGTACCCGTGAACGTTATGCCTGTGGAGGCTTGTGGGCAGAGTTGAAAGCCTTTCAGTTAGCCCAACAGGTGACGACAGCGGCGGTGGTGACCTACCAGCAGCGGGAACCGGACACCCTGTTTTTACCGGATCTGCTCCAGACCTTAGCCCGATCGCCCGACGATCGCGATCGCAGTATCTTTGTGCTGAGTTGGGGGTTCCATGTGCCGCAACTGGCCCAGCGGCTGCGGGGTTACCATTGTCTGTACCATGCCCACAGTGCGGGTTACGGCTTCCGGTTGCCCCCCTCGGTGCCCATTATCAGCGTCAGTCGCAATACCCTGGGCTATTGGGGCCAGCGATCGCCCCATGCCCTACTCTATTACTTACCCAATGAAATTTCCCCCGACTTTTGCGATCGTCAACAACCCCGGGATCTGGATGTGTTGGTGCAGGCCCGCAAATCTTCCACCTACCTGCTACAGCAACTGGTGCCAGCCCTAGAATCCCAAGGTCGAGTCGAGGTGGTGCGATCCTATGTGGAGGATTTACCGGCCTTATTTAACCGAGCCAAGGTTTATCTCTATGATTCAGCGGAATATTGGGCCATGCAGCGGGTAACCGAAGGCTTTGGTCTGCAACCCCTGGAGGCGTTGGCCTGTGGCTGTCAGGTTTTTTCCAGTGTCAATGGGGGGCTGTCGGACTATTTGGATCCGGGCTTCAATAGCCAGAAAATTGCAGGCTATGCCACGGGGTTTGATGTGGCCCGCATTGGGGCGGCGCTGCGATCGCCCCAGCCCCCCTTGGATCCCGCGCTCCTGGCTCCCCACCGTCCCGCTGCCATCGTCCAGCGCCTCCGGGTCATCCTGCGGGAGGTGAATCAGTTTTTCGATTACTGCCAAGGGGATCGGTCTTCCGATCTGCCCCCCTGGAGTCGTCGTCGCCTCGCCCTGCTCTGGTGTCAACAAAAAGCCCAGAAGCTCCGCGATCGCCTGTTTTAG
- a CDS encoding RNA recognition motif domain-containing protein, with amino-acid sequence MSIYVGNLSYEVTEDDLTATFAEYGSVKRVQLPSDRETGRKRGFGFVEMGSDDEEEKAIAELDGAEWMGRALKVNKAKPREGGNRNSGNFSGGRRF; translated from the coding sequence ATGTCGATTTACGTTGGTAACCTCTCCTATGAGGTTACAGAAGATGATCTCACCGCTACTTTTGCAGAATACGGATCTGTCAAAAGAGTCCAGCTTCCTTCCGACCGTGAAACTGGACGCAAGCGTGGGTTCGGCTTCGTCGAAATGGGAAGTGATGATGAAGAAGAAAAAGCCATTGCTGAACTAGACGGTGCAGAATGGATGGGACGTGCCCTTAAGGTCAATAAGGCCAAGCCCCGCGAAGGAGGAAATAGAAATTCTGGTAACTTCAGTGGCGGACGACGCTTCTAA
- a CDS encoding DUF3747 domain-containing protein produces MKSSVSLRLVTGLVAGLSLLAVAKTAVAQTFGQQEIAQQNRLVPVAAPVDGGKSHKLVIFEQISDTRACWGESGSNPTIIDPLLLGFDFTGICSRSVDSNGYSIRMAGEDLGLIYSLAVVHNNGDIVLVGKNPINRSAPVVEIGRAYGMSNGYAKLNLYPGWRFTRRTYEGKPLGHIYVTNDQSLAQVSGQPSPTQPVVTQPNPPVVTTPPGSQPPTPQPVAGFPDIAGDLYRSEIEGAIARGFVGGFPEDNTFRPLASLTREQLVSLVLESLGKIPGVQFPLRTQASGNPYPDVAMNRWSAAKIQMARDVNIVSGYPDGLFRPNQVVTRAEMMAVLRRAAEYGKALRNLNPVVTTRQAPFGFSDTASHWSGPVVSQMSGYCRVASPLNEQGVFFAPDTPAQRNYAAAATLRMLQCVETDLS; encoded by the coding sequence ATGAAATCCTCAGTCTCCCTGCGTTTAGTCACTGGCCTAGTGGCTGGTCTGAGTCTCCTTGCTGTTGCCAAAACTGCTGTGGCCCAAACCTTTGGCCAACAGGAAATTGCCCAGCAAAACCGTTTAGTGCCGGTAGCGGCCCCGGTGGATGGCGGTAAATCCCATAAACTGGTGATTTTCGAGCAGATATCCGATACCCGAGCCTGTTGGGGCGAAAGTGGCAGCAACCCAACCATCATCGATCCCCTACTCCTTGGCTTTGACTTTACGGGGATTTGTAGCCGCAGCGTTGACTCCAACGGCTACTCCATTCGGATGGCAGGGGAAGATCTGGGGTTGATCTATAGCTTGGCCGTGGTTCATAACAATGGGGATATTGTGCTGGTGGGCAAAAACCCCATTAACCGCAGTGCCCCAGTGGTGGAAATCGGGCGTGCCTATGGCATGAGTAATGGCTATGCCAAGTTGAACCTCTATCCCGGTTGGCGGTTTACTCGCCGCACCTATGAGGGCAAGCCCCTGGGTCATATTTATGTGACCAATGATCAGTCCCTGGCCCAGGTGTCCGGTCAGCCCTCCCCTACCCAGCCTGTGGTTACCCAGCCTAATCCGCCGGTGGTGACCACGCCGCCTGGGTCTCAGCCTCCCACGCCCCAGCCGGTGGCTGGGTTCCCCGATATCGCAGGGGATTTGTATCGCAGTGAAATTGAGGGGGCGATCGCCCGGGGCTTTGTGGGGGGGTTCCCAGAAGACAATACCTTCCGGCCTTTGGCTTCCCTAACGCGGGAACAACTGGTGTCGTTGGTGTTGGAATCCCTGGGTAAGATTCCTGGGGTTCAGTTCCCCCTGCGCACCCAGGCCAGTGGCAATCCCTATCCCGATGTGGCCATGAACCGTTGGAGTGCGGCGAAGATCCAAATGGCGCGGGATGTCAACATTGTCAGTGGTTATCCCGATGGGCTGTTCCGCCCGAATCAGGTGGTGACCCGCGCTGAGATGATGGCGGTGTTACGGCGGGCGGCGGAATATGGCAAGGCGCTGCGGAACCTGAACCCGGTGGTGACGACTCGCCAAGCGCCCTTCGGTTTCAGTGACACGGCTAGCCATTGGTCTGGTCCGGTGGTGTCCCAAATGTCCGGCTATTGTCGGGTGGCCAGTCCCCTCAATGAACAGGGTGTCTTTTTTGCCCCCGATACCCCGGCTCAGCGCAATTATGCGGCGGCGGCCACCCTGCGGATGTTGCAGTGTGTGGAAACGGATCTGTCTTAG
- a CDS encoding Ycf34 family protein, giving the protein MCICVNCEYVDRCTTYHAVEEQHQQPHLSDRPVFEAMNPSINVNIRTPDHSSEVEMEWDVVGCDSFQADMGKWSRLRPGELVPT; this is encoded by the coding sequence ATGTGTATTTGTGTCAATTGCGAGTATGTGGATCGTTGTACCACCTACCATGCGGTGGAAGAGCAGCATCAGCAGCCCCATTTGAGCGATCGCCCCGTCTTTGAAGCCATGAACCCCAGCATTAACGTCAATATCCGCACCCCTGACCACAGCAGCGAGGTGGAGATGGAGTGGGATGTGGTGGGGTGTGATAGTTTTCAGGCAGACATGGGAAAATGGTCCCGTCTCCGTCCCGGTGAACTCGTTCCCACATGA
- the tsaB gene encoding tRNA (adenosine(37)-N6)-threonylcarbamoyltransferase complex dimerization subunit type 1 TsaB codes for MVPDSVAVGSAVGSAAGDAPGIPTLALQVTNLNLNPNPNPNPNPNPIPPPVIPAYGLALHTTTPHLGLALGDGAGYGRHQTWNLGRDLASQLQHHLGEFLQPQTWQDLAFIAVAQGPGGFTGTRLGMVTARTLAQFLDIPLFAVSTLAALAWQAGPGDGSAIAVCFPARRDQVFGGIYQKMGDDRPPLALVPDSVLTADQWQTQLQTQLRDQDIPLRLLARLPSQDGSSSPDSLGSQAAGAIVANPPEAEAVTAVLAIAQAAWLQGDRPHWSTALPFYGQSPVVTPPSTHP; via the coding sequence ATGGTTCCTGATTCTGTTGCTGTTGGTTCTGCTGTTGGTTCTGCTGCTGGGGATGCCCCAGGGATCCCTACCCTAGCCCTTCAGGTTACAAACCTAAACCTAAACCCAAACCCAAACCCAAACCCAAACCCAAACCCGATTCCCCCTCCTGTTATCCCAGCCTATGGGTTAGCCCTCCACACCACCACCCCCCACCTGGGTTTAGCTCTGGGGGATGGGGCGGGCTATGGTCGTCATCAAACCTGGAATCTGGGGCGGGACTTAGCCTCCCAGTTGCAGCACCATCTGGGGGAGTTTTTGCAGCCCCAAACCTGGCAGGATTTGGCGTTTATTGCGGTGGCCCAAGGTCCTGGGGGATTTACGGGAACCCGGCTGGGGATGGTGACCGCCCGAACCCTGGCCCAGTTCCTGGATATTCCCCTGTTTGCCGTGTCTACCCTGGCGGCCCTCGCGTGGCAAGCTGGGCCAGGGGATGGCTCGGCGATCGCCGTCTGCTTTCCCGCCCGTCGAGATCAGGTGTTTGGGGGGATTTACCAGAAAATGGGCGACGATCGCCCTCCCCTCGCTCTGGTGCCCGATAGCGTCTTGACAGCAGACCAATGGCAGACCCAACTCCAGACGCAACTCCGGGATCAAGATATCCCGCTACGTTTGTTGGCCCGGTTGCCCTCCCAGGATGGGTCGTCATCGCCAGATTCCTTGGGATCCCAGGCAGCGGGGGCGATCGTTGCCAACCCACCGGAGGCTGAGGCGGTTACGGCGGTGCTGGCGATCGCCCAGGCAGCTTGGCTTCAGGGCGATCGGCCCCATTGGTCCACCGCCCTCCCCTTCTACGGTCAATCCCCTGTGGTCACGCCCCCCTCTACCCACCCCTAA
- the trpB gene encoding tryptophan synthase subunit beta, producing the protein MTVTPLTPPSAPSLRDVINTLGDRPDSLGRFGQFGGKYVPETLMPALAELEVAFAQYFADADFQAQYHALLKDYVGRPNPLYFAERLTDHYRNADGSGPQIYLKREDLNHTGAHKINNAIGQALLAKRMGKQRVIAETGAGQHGVATATVCARFGLDCVIYMGVHDMERQALNVFRMRLMGAEVRPVEAGTGTLKDATSEAIRDWVTNVETTHYILGSVAGPHPYPMMVREFHGVIGQETRQQAQALWGGLPDILVACVGGGSNAMGLFHEFINEPTVRLIGVEAAGEGVSTGKHAATLTAGRVGVLHGAMSYLLQDDEGQVIEPHSISAGLDYPGVGPEHSYLQQTGRAEYYGVTDAEALAAFQRVSRLEGIIPALETAHAFAYLETLCPTLEGNPRLVLNCSGRGDKDVQSVAKYLDL; encoded by the coding sequence GTGACCGTAACTCCCCTTACCCCCCCCAGCGCCCCTAGCCTTCGGGATGTCATCAATACCCTAGGCGATCGCCCCGACTCCCTGGGTCGGTTTGGCCAGTTTGGCGGCAAGTATGTCCCTGAAACCCTGATGCCCGCTCTGGCCGAGCTAGAAGTGGCCTTTGCCCAATATTTCGCTGATGCTGACTTTCAGGCCCAATACCACGCCCTGCTCAAGGACTACGTGGGTCGCCCCAACCCCCTCTACTTTGCGGAACGCCTCACCGACCACTACCGCAACGCCGACGGCAGCGGTCCCCAAATTTACCTGAAGCGGGAAGACCTCAACCACACCGGTGCCCACAAAATCAACAACGCCATCGGCCAAGCGCTCCTAGCCAAGCGCATGGGCAAACAGCGGGTCATCGCCGAAACCGGAGCCGGACAGCATGGAGTCGCCACCGCCACGGTTTGCGCCCGTTTTGGCCTGGATTGCGTCATTTACATGGGCGTTCACGACATGGAACGCCAAGCCCTCAATGTTTTTCGGATGCGGCTGATGGGGGCAGAGGTTCGCCCCGTGGAGGCGGGCACCGGCACCCTCAAGGATGCCACCTCCGAAGCCATCCGGGATTGGGTCACCAACGTGGAAACCACCCACTACATCCTGGGATCCGTCGCGGGTCCCCACCCCTATCCCATGATGGTGCGGGAGTTCCACGGGGTCATTGGCCAGGAAACCCGTCAGCAAGCCCAAGCCCTCTGGGGCGGTTTGCCAGATATTTTGGTGGCCTGTGTGGGGGGTGGCTCCAATGCCATGGGGCTATTCCATGAATTTATTAATGAACCGACGGTGCGCCTGATTGGGGTGGAAGCCGCAGGGGAAGGGGTCAGCACGGGCAAGCACGCCGCCACCCTCACCGCTGGCCGGGTGGGAGTGCTCCATGGGGCCATGAGCTATCTGCTCCAGGATGATGAGGGCCAGGTCATTGAACCCCATTCCATCAGCGCGGGGCTGGACTATCCCGGCGTGGGACCGGAGCATAGCTATCTCCAACAGACAGGGCGGGCGGAATATTACGGGGTAACGGATGCAGAAGCCCTGGCCGCGTTTCAACGGGTGTCCCGGCTGGAGGGCATTATTCCAGCCCTGGAAACGGCCCACGCTTTTGCCTATTTAGAAACGCTGTGCCCAACCCTGGAGGGCAACCCTCGCCTGGTGCTCAATTGCTCCGGTCGGGGCGATAAGGATGTGCAGTCGGTGGCCAAGTATCTGGATCTGTAG